Proteins encoded together in one Benincasa hispida cultivar B227 chromosome 1, ASM972705v1, whole genome shotgun sequence window:
- the LOC120090137 gene encoding uncharacterized protein LOC120090137, with product MGSDFFSESETWVSSVNGIREDPDDEISIEEGEGIGSDSDLELDESVQMGAKKKMIKKRSQVLLEGFVEDDDDLMRTKSLTDEDLDELKGCVDLGFGFSYDEIPELCNTLPALELCYSMSQKYMDDQKLLESSPVPADSCSSVSSPIANWKISSPGDHPEDVKARLKFWAQAVACTVRLCN from the exons atgggaAGTGATTTCTTTAGCGAATCTGAAACGTGGGTTTCTTCTGTGAACGGAATTCGAGAAGACCCAGATGATGAAATTTCCATTGAAGAAGGTGAAGGAATCGGGTCGGATTCGGATTTGGAATTGGACGAATCGGTTCAAATGGgagcgaagaagaagatgataaagaagaggagTCAGGTTTTGCTTGAAGGATTTGTGGAGGATGATGACGATTTGATGAGGACGAAGAGCTTGACGGATGAGGATCTTGATGAGCTTAAAGGCTGTGTAGATCTAGGGTTTGGTTTCAGTTATGATGAGATTCCGGAGCTCTGCAACACTCTGCCAGCCTTGGAGCTCTGTTATTCCATGAGCCAAAAGTACATGGACGATCAGAAGTTGCTGGAGAGCTCTCCGGTGCCGGCGGACTCTTGTTCGTCCGTGTCGAGTCCGATTGCCAATTGGAAGATCTCTAGTCCCG GCGATCATCCAGAAGATGTTAAGGCAAGGCTCAAATTTTGGGCTCAGGCAGTGGCATGTACTGTTAGATTATGCAACTAA